One part of the Methylobacterium mesophilicum SR1.6/6 genome encodes these proteins:
- a CDS encoding RlmE family RNA methyltransferase: MSDRRGGASSGGGVRGDLKQRVKTGRGRTLSQKRWLERQLNDPYVARAKREGYRSRAAYKLIEIDERYKLLRPGQRVVDLGAAPGGWSQVAARTVGSTGRVVGIDLLEIEPMAGVEFITLDFLDDEAPAKLTALLGGPADLVLSDMAANATGHKKTDHLRIIGLAETAAAFAREILAPGGAYLAKVLQGGTEGALLTDLKRDFAVVRHVKPAASRADSSELYVLATGYRGAPTSGASADAG; encoded by the coding sequence ATGAGCGACCGGCGCGGCGGCGCGAGTTCCGGGGGCGGCGTGCGCGGGGACCTGAAGCAGCGGGTGAAGACCGGCCGCGGACGGACCCTGTCGCAGAAGCGCTGGCTCGAGCGCCAGCTCAACGATCCCTACGTGGCGCGGGCGAAGCGCGAGGGCTATCGATCCCGTGCGGCGTACAAGCTCATCGAGATCGACGAGCGCTACAAGCTGCTGCGGCCCGGCCAGCGGGTCGTCGACCTCGGCGCCGCCCCCGGGGGGTGGTCGCAGGTTGCCGCGCGCACGGTCGGGTCGACCGGCCGGGTCGTCGGCATCGATCTGCTGGAGATCGAGCCCATGGCCGGGGTCGAGTTCATCACGCTGGACTTCCTCGACGACGAGGCGCCGGCCAAGCTGACCGCACTGCTCGGCGGACCCGCCGATCTGGTGCTGTCCGACATGGCAGCGAACGCCACGGGTCACAAGAAGACCGATCACCTGCGCATCATCGGTCTCGCCGAGACGGCGGCCGCGTTCGCCCGCGAGATCCTGGCACCGGGCGGCGCCTATCTGGCCAAGGTGCTTCAGGGCGGCACCGAGGGCGCCCTCCTGACCGACCTGAAGCGCGACTTCGCCGTCGTCCGTCACGTGAAGCCGGCCGCCAGCCGCGCGGATTCCAGCGAACTCTACGTCCTGGCGACGGGCTATCGCGGAGCGCCGACCAGCGGGGCGTCTGCCGACGCGGGCTGA
- a CDS encoding DUF4167 domain-containing protein, whose translation MRGRNRPKGPNPLTRSYESNGPDVKIRGTAQHIADKYAQLARDALAAGDPVAAENYFQHGEHYFRIVSGAQEQNRPANTGGYASRPYDDDMDEGDEDGQGNGAGPNGHAYSGYDDGDPSQQPQPYESRPDQHQDGRQGRDRFQNRDQRRFDNNGRQDYRRQDQPRQDYRQDYQRQDYRQDRSERQDRQDFSRPDYRQDRQDGRQDNRQDSRPDSRQDNRPESRQDNRYEARPDSRPDVRPDQGRYDGNRGEAPRNEGRPEGRPERAPRSETPRQEAAPRRERRREPAPAAVAEEPTGLPAFLMAPARPAPAVEPPASPEPEAAASEEAPAKPRRRRRPRFESVAADEGGAAPSGNDGPTE comes from the coding sequence ATGCGCGGCCGCAACCGGCCGAAGGGTCCGAATCCGCTGACGCGCTCGTACGAATCCAACGGTCCCGACGTCAAAATCCGCGGCACCGCGCAGCATATCGCCGACAAGTACGCGCAACTCGCGCGCGACGCGCTGGCGGCGGGCGATCCGGTGGCAGCCGAGAACTATTTCCAGCACGGTGAGCACTATTTCCGGATTGTCTCCGGTGCTCAGGAGCAGAACCGACCGGCGAATACCGGTGGTTATGCCAGTCGTCCGTACGACGACGACATGGACGAGGGCGACGAGGACGGCCAGGGCAACGGTGCCGGACCGAACGGTCACGCCTATAGCGGCTACGACGACGGCGACCCGAGCCAGCAGCCGCAGCCCTACGAGAGTCGCCCGGACCAGCACCAGGATGGCCGTCAGGGCCGGGACCGGTTCCAGAACCGCGACCAACGCCGGTTCGACAACAACGGTCGGCAGGATTACCGCCGGCAGGATCAGCCGCGTCAGGACTACCGGCAAGATTATCAGCGCCAGGATTACCGGCAGGACCGCTCGGAGCGGCAGGATCGCCAGGATTTCAGCCGGCCGGACTACCGCCAGGACCGCCAGGACGGCCGCCAAGACAATCGTCAGGATAGTCGGCCGGACAGCCGGCAAGACAACCGTCCAGAGTCCCGGCAGGATAATCGGTACGAAGCGCGGCCGGACAGCCGGCCGGACGTTCGCCCCGATCAGGGCCGCTACGACGGCAATCGCGGCGAGGCACCGCGGAATGAAGGCAGGCCGGAGGGCCGCCCCGAGCGCGCGCCGCGCAGCGAGACGCCGCGGCAGGAGGCGGCACCGCGCCGCGAGCGTCGCCGCGAGCCGGCGCCCGCTGCGGTCGCCGAGGAGCCGACTGGCCTGCCGGCCTTCCTGATGGCCCCGGCGCGACCCGCCCCTGCGGTCGAGCCGCCGGCATCTCCGGAGCCGGAAGCCGCCGCCAGCGAGGAAGCCCCCGCCAAGCCGCGTCGCCGCCGCCGTCCGCGTTTCGAGAGCGTCGCGGCGGATGAGGGCGGGGCCGCCCCGTCCGGCAACGACGGGCCGACGGAGTAA
- the prmC gene encoding peptide chain release factor N(5)-glutamine methyltransferase: MSGSCQGLSRRAALRWSAARLRDGGLREVDGDARFLLLGVLGLETRDLLVDGDTRLAGHEAAALDAALARRLGGEPVARILGAWEFWGLPFRLCPETLVPRPDTEILVEAALAAVPDRDAPLRCLDLGTGSGCILTALLHERPAATGFGVDRSVAALRIARANALANGVGRRAAFLAGDWCEALRGTFDLVVSNPPYIARAVIPTLDREVQIHDPLGALDGGEDGLDAYRRILDGVRSGALLARSGTLAVEIGFDQADAVRELALAAGFTDRGLRRDLAGHDRVLSFGLADGLSTGHRDA; encoded by the coding sequence ATGTCGGGATCGTGCCAGGGCCTGTCCCGCCGGGCCGCCCTGCGCTGGAGCGCGGCGCGCCTGCGCGACGGCGGCCTTCGCGAGGTGGACGGCGACGCGCGCTTCCTGCTGCTGGGCGTGCTCGGGCTGGAGACGCGGGACCTCCTCGTCGATGGCGACACGCGGCTCGCCGGACACGAGGCGGCAGCACTCGACGCGGCCCTGGCGCGGCGGCTCGGAGGCGAGCCGGTCGCCCGCATCCTCGGCGCCTGGGAGTTCTGGGGGCTTCCGTTCCGCCTCTGTCCCGAGACCCTGGTGCCGCGTCCGGACACAGAGATCCTCGTCGAGGCCGCCCTCGCGGCGGTGCCGGATCGGGATGCGCCTCTGCGCTGTCTCGATCTCGGCACCGGATCGGGCTGCATCCTCACGGCGCTGCTCCATGAGCGCCCGGCAGCCACGGGCTTCGGGGTCGACCGCTCGGTCGCCGCGCTGAGGATCGCCCGCGCCAACGCCTTGGCGAACGGGGTCGGCCGACGTGCGGCTTTCCTCGCTGGCGACTGGTGCGAGGCGCTCCGAGGCACCTTCGACCTGGTGGTCTCGAACCCGCCGTACATTGCGCGAGCCGTGATCCCGACCCTTGACCGCGAGGTCCAGATCCACGATCCGCTCGGGGCCCTGGACGGCGGCGAGGACGGGCTCGACGCCTACCGCCGCATCCTGGACGGAGTGCGTTCAGGCGCGCTCCTGGCCCGCAGCGGGACGCTGGCGGTCGAGATCGGCTTCGATCAGGCCGACGCGGTGCGAGAGCTCGCCCTGGCTGCGGGGTTTACCGATCGCGGATTGCGACGCGACCTCGCCGGACACGACCGTGTTCTGAGCTTCGGTCTTGCGGACGGTCTTTCAACCGGCCATCGGGATGCCTAA
- the prfA gene encoding peptide chain release factor 1 encodes MIPFPTERLDAILARHDIVTAQLASGEGDPDTVVQLSRELSDLDPVVDAIRAYRAAVENLAGVEALIDEPGTDPEMRALAAEEKPEAQEALEAAHRALQLLLLPKDAADEKSAILEVRAGTGGDEAALFAGDLFRMYAKYAESKGWRVEVISESEGTVGGFREVVAEVKGRGVFARLKFESGAHRVQRVPDTETQGRIHTSAATVAVLPEAEEVDIHVNDADLKIDTMRAQGAGGQHVNKTESAIRITHLPTGIVVFVQEERSQHKNRARAMALLRARLYEAERTAKDSARAADRKAQVGSGDRSERIRTYNFPQGRVTDHRINLTLYKLEEVMAGTALDEVVDALITEHQAELLAAEGMA; translated from the coding sequence ATGATCCCCTTCCCCACCGAGCGCCTCGACGCCATCCTGGCGCGGCACGATATCGTCACCGCCCAGCTCGCCTCGGGCGAGGGAGATCCCGACACCGTCGTTCAGCTCTCGCGGGAACTGTCCGATCTGGACCCGGTTGTGGACGCGATCCGTGCGTATCGGGCGGCGGTGGAGAATCTGGCCGGCGTCGAGGCGTTGATCGACGAGCCCGGAACGGACCCCGAGATGCGCGCGCTCGCCGCCGAGGAGAAGCCCGAGGCGCAGGAGGCGCTGGAGGCCGCGCACCGTGCGCTGCAGCTCCTGCTCTTGCCTAAGGATGCCGCAGACGAGAAGAGCGCGATCCTCGAGGTTCGCGCCGGCACCGGCGGCGACGAGGCGGCCCTGTTCGCGGGCGACCTGTTCCGGATGTACGCGAAGTATGCCGAGTCGAAGGGCTGGCGGGTCGAGGTCATCTCCGAGAGCGAGGGGACGGTCGGCGGCTTTCGCGAGGTGGTCGCGGAGGTGAAGGGGCGGGGCGTCTTCGCCCGGCTGAAATTCGAGAGCGGCGCCCATCGCGTGCAGCGGGTGCCCGACACCGAGACCCAGGGGCGCATCCACACCTCGGCCGCAACCGTGGCGGTGCTGCCGGAGGCCGAGGAGGTCGATATCCACGTCAACGACGCGGATCTGAAGATCGATACGATGCGCGCCCAGGGGGCGGGCGGCCAGCACGTCAACAAGACCGAATCGGCGATCCGCATCACGCACTTGCCCACCGGCATCGTGGTGTTCGTCCAAGAGGAGCGGTCCCAGCACAAGAACCGGGCCCGCGCCATGGCGCTGCTGCGCGCGCGGCTCTACGAGGCCGAGCGCACCGCCAAGGATTCGGCCCGCGCGGCTGACCGGAAGGCGCAGGTCGGTTCCGGCGACCGCAGCGAGCGGATCCGCACCTACAATTTTCCGCAGGGGCGCGTCACCGATCACCGGATCAACCTGACCCTCTACAAGCTGGAAGAGGTAATGGCCGGCACAGCCCTCGACGAGGTGGTCGATGCGCTGATCACCGAGCATCAGGCGGAGCTTCTCGCCGCCGAAGGGATGGCCTGA